One Branchiostoma floridae strain S238N-H82 chromosome 1, Bfl_VNyyK, whole genome shotgun sequence genomic region harbors:
- the LOC118414295 gene encoding ubiquitin carboxyl-terminal hydrolase 25-like isoform X1: protein MIMTVERTENAAVVEQPGQAGAQGHASPGQGVQQPRQLHREVAPAHQEHQPQTSAHAQPRLQTNEMILQQLREITGVDDVRALDHAYQAGKGDLAEVVSILTNQNVSLVTNRNGEVVQVQVQVRNAQRPPGQAGRPDGRANTQEPAGVIDLTADTEDKDQDDLQRAIALSLQEAQTANTDNRPQGECRPKRRKSSVSWDNVQETPREAGWPVGLKNVGNTCWFSAVIQSLFHLPVFRDLVLGFRFFPKDWPANSRESLVLHFMQELRCLFARMQGSNRKYIDPTCVVKSLRELIPIRAGETQQDVSEFTHKLLDLLEEAFIIVQRRQGAQPGSSASASSSESGGDKKSNPMLDLFYGRIQAEGMHAGKMFTNQQTVGQYTLQVNGFKDLHESLEGATAQGEIETGHEEGSTKSGQESGSSKCWQEHWFTHLPPVLTFELSRFEFNQKLGKAEKIHHKLEFPKFLYMDRYLVKNKEVTRQKREHMKSMKEEMDSLQAKLDSFLNYGSGYKRLPLPDILKYTLEFAEKSTVEVTQGQVQRSNGNGSSRVANGNGLNGSSEKKDEEDGSSDDFEVISAIHSADTLACLSKKTLDAVATKKAAPVPSSGDTAIPSKVHIPCPHHVTKEELAVLQTCLRRWRHEVEKEVKGLQDRILYLQAKIENLYEDNSLKQVPYQLHAVLVHEGQASAGHYWAYVRDHSQNRWLKFNDVTVTGMSWGELLRESEGGYHHASAYCLMYIDITRKDLVEVKLQWSQYDELKLMVLAENERFVAQQRDLETKQRRTMVAREEGPPANHGRGEDTTSESSSGEGADQPLHGQEPRGDIQRKQPPQVKPKPVNMEIQQAGRQGRASQSTPLDHSGHVLRATMKTLLEVSNIQEQQGPEKALIKAVNMEYHRLRCLEEKGISRQYDPRLEHCVVYLIHNKASKVLMERALVEQFADRGLSGDSKCIEIMKVAQSKLKVMQLSEENLKAYEKWHADYGLFQKTVMFLLRGIEFFHQERFPEALTYLVHAWTYNRQLLGEEEDYAMAADSSLITHYRTQCLKSLSEQACGLFESGDTENVDEGLQLMVELVVPCMALLQELGGTDSDQAIAEEIRSNWCDYLGQDLPDWSQEKLQDFLPQLLDCSGDLQQLRTPPAVWPSQHLAEWFSTVMQAVVQAEPDTVD, encoded by the exons ATGATCATGACGGTGGAGAGAACTGAGAACGCTGCGGTAGTGGAGCAGCCGGGGCAGGCCGGGGCCCAGGGGCACGCGTCGCCCGGCCAAGGGGTCCAACAGCCCCGCCAACTGCACCGCGAGGTCGCCCCGGCCCACCAAGAACACCAGCCCCAAACATCGGCACACGCACAGCCAAGACTGCAGACG AACGAGATGATTCTACAACAGCTCAGAGAAATCACAGGTGTGGATGATGTCCGAGCTCTGGACCACGCCTACCAG GCTGGTAAGGGTGACCTTGCTGAGGTTGTGTCcatcctgaccaatcagaacgtGTCTCTAGTGACCAACCGGAATGGTGAAGTCGTGCAGGTACAAGTTCAg GTTCGTAATGCACAGCGGCCACCAGGGCAGGCAGGCAGGCCAGACGGCAGGGCCAACACACAAGAACCTG CTGGAGTGATTGACCTGACAGCCGACACAGAAGACAAGGATCAGGATGACCTGCAGCGAGCCATCGCCCTCAGTCTGCAGGAGGCACAGACAGCCAACACTGACAACAG ACCCCAGGGGGAGTGCAGGCCCAAGAGGAGAAAAAGCAGTGTGTCGTGGGACAACGTGCAGGAGACTCCCCGAGAAGCAGGCTGGCCCGTGGGGCTGAAGAACGTGGGCAACACCTGCTGGTTCAGCGCTGTCATCCAG TCTTTGTTTCACCTGCCAGTGTTCAGAGACTTAGTGCTGGGATTCCGATTTTTCCCCAAGGATTGGCCAGCCAACAGCAGG GAGAGCCTGGTGCTCCACTTCATGCAGGAGCTGCGCTGCCTGTTTGCCCGTATGCAGGGCTCCAACAGGAAGTACATCGACCCCACCTGCGTGGTGAAGAGCCTACGGGAGCTCATTCCCATCAGGGCAGGGGAGACACAACAG GATGTGAGTGAGTTCACCCATAAGCTGTTGGACCTGTTAGAGGAAGCCTTCATCATTGTACAGCGCAGGCAGGGTGCACAGCCTGGCAGCTCGGCTAGCGCCAGCAGCTCTGAGAGCGGAGGTGACAAGAAGAGTAACCCCATGTTGGACCTGTTCTATGGGCGGATCCAGGCTGAGGGCATGCATGCCG GTAAGATGTTCACCAACCAGCAGACAGTGGGGCAGTACACCCTGCAGGTGAATGGCTTCAAGGACCTGCACGAGAGTctagagggcgccactgcacaGGGTGAGATTGAGACAGGCCACGAGGAGGGGTCCACCAAGTCTGGACAGGAG TCGGGTTCCAGTAAATGTTGGCAAGAG CATTGGTTCACACATCTACCACCAGTGTTGACCTTTGAACTGTCCAGGTTTGAGTTCAACCAAAAGTTAGGCAAAGCAGAAAAGATTCACCACAAGTTGGAATTTCCCAAGTTTCTGTACATGGATAG ATATCTTGTAAAAAATAAGGAGGTGACAAGACAGAAGAGAGAGCATATGAAAAGTATGAAGGAGGAAATGGATTCACTACAAGCCAAATTGGACAG TTTTCTGAACTACGGGTCTGGCTACAAACGTCTCCCCCTGCCTGACATTCTGAAGTACACCTTGGAGTTTGCTGAGAAGAGCACAGTGGAGGTGACACAAGGCCAAGTGCAGAGGAGCAACGGCAATGGCAGCAGCAGGGTAGCTAATGGGAACGGCTTAAATGG AAGCAGTGAGAAGAAAGATGAAGAGGACGGAAGTTCTGACGACTTTGAGGTTATCTCAGCAATCCACTCTGCAGACACGTTGGCCTGCTTGTCCAAGAAGACGTTGGATGCCGTGGCAACCAAGAAAGCCGCACCCGTCCCCTCCTCTGGAGACACGGCCATCCCCAGTAAAGTTCACATTCCCTGTCCACACCATGTCACTAAGGAG GAGCTTGCTGTACTGCAGACCTGCCTACGACGCTGGAGACATGAAgtagaaaaagaagtcaaag GATTGCAAGATAGAATTTTGTACTTACAGGCCAAGATTGAAAACTTGTATGAAGACAATTCATTAAAACAG GTGCCTTACCAGTTACATGCAGTACTAGTCCACGAGGGGCAGGCGTCCGCCGGCCACTACTGGGCTTACGTGCGCGATCACTCCCAGAATCGCTGGCTGAAGTTCAACGATGTAACAGTCACGGGAATGTCATGGGGGGAACTACTGAGGGAGTCAGAAGGAGGGTACCACCATGCCAGTGCCTACTGCCTCATGTACATAGATATCACCAGGAAGGATCTGGTGGAGG TTAAACTGCAATGGAGCCAGTATGATGAGCTGAAGTTGATGGTTCTTGCTGAGAATGAGAGATTCGTTGCCCAGCAGCGCGACCTTGAGACCAAACAGAGAAGAACGATGGTTGCTAGGGAAGAGGGCCCACCCGCCAACCATGGCAGGGGAGAGGACACCACTTCTGAAAGCTCTTCTGGGGAAGGTGCTGACCAACCATTACATG GGCAGGAGCCCCGAGGTGACATCCAGCGTAAACAGCCTCCCCAGGTCAAACCTAAACCTGTTAATATGGAGATCCAGCAGGCGGGCAGGCAGGGGAGGGCATCACAG TCCACCCCCCTGGACCACAGTGGGCATGTCCTCAGGGCCACGATGAAGACGCTCCTGGAAGTCTCCAACATCCAGGAACAACAGGGACCTGAGAAAGCCCTGATCAAG GCAGTGAACATGGAGTATCACCGTCTGCGCTGCCTGGAAGAGAAAGGCATCAGCAGACAGTACGACCCCCGGCTGGAACACTGTGTGGTGTACCTCATCCATAACAAAGCTTCCAAAGTCCTCATGGAGAGGGCACTGGTGGAGCAGTTTGCAGACAGGGGACTGTCAGGGGACTCCAA GTGTATTGAAATTATGAAGGTGGCCCAGTCCAAGCTGAAAGTCATGCAGTTAAGTGAGGAGAACCTGAAAGCTTATGAG AAATGGCATGCTGACTATGGACTTTTCCAGAAAACAGTTATGTTTTTGCTGCGTGGTATAGAGTTTTTCCATCAAGAGAG GTTCCCCGAGGCCCTGACTTACCTGGTCCACGCCTGGACATACAACCGGCAGCTACTGGGGGAGGAGGAGGATTATGCAATGGCAGCTGACTCGTCCCTCATCACTCACTACAGGACTCAGTGCCTTAAg TCCTTAAGTGAACAGGCATGCGGCCTGTTTGAAAGTGGAGACACAGAGAACGTGGATGAAGGGCTGCAGCTGATGGTGGAGCTGGTGGTGCCCTGCATGGCCCTGCTGCAGGAGCTGGGGGGTACCGACAGTGACCAGGCCATCGCAGAGGAGATCCGCAGTAACTGGTGTGACTACCTGGGGCAGGACCTCCCCG ACTGGAGCCAGGAGAAGCTGCAGGATTTCCTGCCGCAGCTGCTGGACTGTTCCGGGGACCTGCAGCAGCTGCGGACTCCTCCTGCAGTCTGGCCATCGCAGCACCTGGCCGAGTGGTTCAGTACCGTCATGCAGGCAGTGGTGCAGGCTGAACCAGACACCGTGGACTGA
- the LOC118414295 gene encoding ubiquitin carboxyl-terminal hydrolase 25-like isoform X3 — protein sequence MIMTVERTENAAVVEQPGQAGAQGHASPGQGVQQPRQLHREVAPAHQEHQPQTSAHAQPRLQTNEMILQQLREITGVDDVRALDHAYQAGKGDLAEVVSILTNQNVSLVTNRNGEVVQVQVQVRNAQRPPGQAGRPDGRANTQEPAGVIDLTADTEDKDQDDLQRAIALSLQEAQTANTDNRPQGECRPKRRKSSVSWDNVQETPREAGWPVGLKNVGNTCWFSAVIQSLFHLPVFRDLVLGFRFFPKDWPANSRESLVLHFMQELRCLFARMQGSNRKYIDPTCVVKSLRELIPIRAGETQQDVSEFTHKLLDLLEEAFIIVQRRQGAQPGSSASASSSESGGDKKSNPMLDLFYGRIQAEGMHAGKMFTNQQTVGQYTLQVNGFKDLHESLEGATAQGEIETGHEEGSTKSGQESGSSKCWQEHWFTHLPPVLTFELSRFEFNQKLGKAEKIHHKLEFPKFLYMDRYLVKNKEVTRQKREHMKSMKEEMDSLQAKLDSFLNYGSGYKRLPLPDILKYTLEFAEKSTVEVTQGQVQRSNGNGSSRVANGNGLNGSEKKDEEDGSSDDFEVISAIHSADTLACLSKKTLDAVATKKAAPVPSSGDTAIPSKVHIPCPHHVTKEELAVLQTCLRRWRHEVEKEVKGLQDRILYLQAKIENLYEDNSLKQVPYQLHAVLVHEGQASAGHYWAYVRDHSQNRWLKFNDVTVTGMSWGELLRESEGGYHHASAYCLMYIDITRKDLVEVKLQWSQYDELKLMVLAENERFVAQQRDLETKQRRTMVAREEGPPANHGRGEDTTSESSSGEGADQPLHGQEPRGDIQRKQPPQVKPKPVNMEIQQAGRQGRASQSTPLDHSGHVLRATMKTLLEVSNIQEQQGPEKALIKAVNMEYHRLRCLEEKGISRQYDPRLEHCVVYLIHNKASKVLMERALVEQFADRGLSGDSKCIEIMKVAQSKLKVMQLSEENLKAYEKWHADYGLFQKTVMFLLRGIEFFHQERFPEALTYLVHAWTYNRQLLGEEEDYAMAADSSLITHYRTQCLKSLSEQACGLFESGDTENVDEGLQLMVELVVPCMALLQELGGTDSDQAIAEEIRSNWCDYLGQDLPDWSQEKLQDFLPQLLDCSGDLQQLRTPPAVWPSQHLAEWFSTVMQAVVQAEPDTVD from the exons ATGATCATGACGGTGGAGAGAACTGAGAACGCTGCGGTAGTGGAGCAGCCGGGGCAGGCCGGGGCCCAGGGGCACGCGTCGCCCGGCCAAGGGGTCCAACAGCCCCGCCAACTGCACCGCGAGGTCGCCCCGGCCCACCAAGAACACCAGCCCCAAACATCGGCACACGCACAGCCAAGACTGCAGACG AACGAGATGATTCTACAACAGCTCAGAGAAATCACAGGTGTGGATGATGTCCGAGCTCTGGACCACGCCTACCAG GCTGGTAAGGGTGACCTTGCTGAGGTTGTGTCcatcctgaccaatcagaacgtGTCTCTAGTGACCAACCGGAATGGTGAAGTCGTGCAGGTACAAGTTCAg GTTCGTAATGCACAGCGGCCACCAGGGCAGGCAGGCAGGCCAGACGGCAGGGCCAACACACAAGAACCTG CTGGAGTGATTGACCTGACAGCCGACACAGAAGACAAGGATCAGGATGACCTGCAGCGAGCCATCGCCCTCAGTCTGCAGGAGGCACAGACAGCCAACACTGACAACAG ACCCCAGGGGGAGTGCAGGCCCAAGAGGAGAAAAAGCAGTGTGTCGTGGGACAACGTGCAGGAGACTCCCCGAGAAGCAGGCTGGCCCGTGGGGCTGAAGAACGTGGGCAACACCTGCTGGTTCAGCGCTGTCATCCAG TCTTTGTTTCACCTGCCAGTGTTCAGAGACTTAGTGCTGGGATTCCGATTTTTCCCCAAGGATTGGCCAGCCAACAGCAGG GAGAGCCTGGTGCTCCACTTCATGCAGGAGCTGCGCTGCCTGTTTGCCCGTATGCAGGGCTCCAACAGGAAGTACATCGACCCCACCTGCGTGGTGAAGAGCCTACGGGAGCTCATTCCCATCAGGGCAGGGGAGACACAACAG GATGTGAGTGAGTTCACCCATAAGCTGTTGGACCTGTTAGAGGAAGCCTTCATCATTGTACAGCGCAGGCAGGGTGCACAGCCTGGCAGCTCGGCTAGCGCCAGCAGCTCTGAGAGCGGAGGTGACAAGAAGAGTAACCCCATGTTGGACCTGTTCTATGGGCGGATCCAGGCTGAGGGCATGCATGCCG GTAAGATGTTCACCAACCAGCAGACAGTGGGGCAGTACACCCTGCAGGTGAATGGCTTCAAGGACCTGCACGAGAGTctagagggcgccactgcacaGGGTGAGATTGAGACAGGCCACGAGGAGGGGTCCACCAAGTCTGGACAGGAG TCGGGTTCCAGTAAATGTTGGCAAGAG CATTGGTTCACACATCTACCACCAGTGTTGACCTTTGAACTGTCCAGGTTTGAGTTCAACCAAAAGTTAGGCAAAGCAGAAAAGATTCACCACAAGTTGGAATTTCCCAAGTTTCTGTACATGGATAG ATATCTTGTAAAAAATAAGGAGGTGACAAGACAGAAGAGAGAGCATATGAAAAGTATGAAGGAGGAAATGGATTCACTACAAGCCAAATTGGACAG TTTTCTGAACTACGGGTCTGGCTACAAACGTCTCCCCCTGCCTGACATTCTGAAGTACACCTTGGAGTTTGCTGAGAAGAGCACAGTGGAGGTGACACAAGGCCAAGTGCAGAGGAGCAACGGCAATGGCAGCAGCAGGGTAGCTAATGGGAACGGCTTAAATGG CAGTGAGAAGAAAGATGAAGAGGACGGAAGTTCTGACGACTTTGAGGTTATCTCAGCAATCCACTCTGCAGACACGTTGGCCTGCTTGTCCAAGAAGACGTTGGATGCCGTGGCAACCAAGAAAGCCGCACCCGTCCCCTCCTCTGGAGACACGGCCATCCCCAGTAAAGTTCACATTCCCTGTCCACACCATGTCACTAAGGAG GAGCTTGCTGTACTGCAGACCTGCCTACGACGCTGGAGACATGAAgtagaaaaagaagtcaaag GATTGCAAGATAGAATTTTGTACTTACAGGCCAAGATTGAAAACTTGTATGAAGACAATTCATTAAAACAG GTGCCTTACCAGTTACATGCAGTACTAGTCCACGAGGGGCAGGCGTCCGCCGGCCACTACTGGGCTTACGTGCGCGATCACTCCCAGAATCGCTGGCTGAAGTTCAACGATGTAACAGTCACGGGAATGTCATGGGGGGAACTACTGAGGGAGTCAGAAGGAGGGTACCACCATGCCAGTGCCTACTGCCTCATGTACATAGATATCACCAGGAAGGATCTGGTGGAGG TTAAACTGCAATGGAGCCAGTATGATGAGCTGAAGTTGATGGTTCTTGCTGAGAATGAGAGATTCGTTGCCCAGCAGCGCGACCTTGAGACCAAACAGAGAAGAACGATGGTTGCTAGGGAAGAGGGCCCACCCGCCAACCATGGCAGGGGAGAGGACACCACTTCTGAAAGCTCTTCTGGGGAAGGTGCTGACCAACCATTACATG GGCAGGAGCCCCGAGGTGACATCCAGCGTAAACAGCCTCCCCAGGTCAAACCTAAACCTGTTAATATGGAGATCCAGCAGGCGGGCAGGCAGGGGAGGGCATCACAG TCCACCCCCCTGGACCACAGTGGGCATGTCCTCAGGGCCACGATGAAGACGCTCCTGGAAGTCTCCAACATCCAGGAACAACAGGGACCTGAGAAAGCCCTGATCAAG GCAGTGAACATGGAGTATCACCGTCTGCGCTGCCTGGAAGAGAAAGGCATCAGCAGACAGTACGACCCCCGGCTGGAACACTGTGTGGTGTACCTCATCCATAACAAAGCTTCCAAAGTCCTCATGGAGAGGGCACTGGTGGAGCAGTTTGCAGACAGGGGACTGTCAGGGGACTCCAA GTGTATTGAAATTATGAAGGTGGCCCAGTCCAAGCTGAAAGTCATGCAGTTAAGTGAGGAGAACCTGAAAGCTTATGAG AAATGGCATGCTGACTATGGACTTTTCCAGAAAACAGTTATGTTTTTGCTGCGTGGTATAGAGTTTTTCCATCAAGAGAG GTTCCCCGAGGCCCTGACTTACCTGGTCCACGCCTGGACATACAACCGGCAGCTACTGGGGGAGGAGGAGGATTATGCAATGGCAGCTGACTCGTCCCTCATCACTCACTACAGGACTCAGTGCCTTAAg TCCTTAAGTGAACAGGCATGCGGCCTGTTTGAAAGTGGAGACACAGAGAACGTGGATGAAGGGCTGCAGCTGATGGTGGAGCTGGTGGTGCCCTGCATGGCCCTGCTGCAGGAGCTGGGGGGTACCGACAGTGACCAGGCCATCGCAGAGGAGATCCGCAGTAACTGGTGTGACTACCTGGGGCAGGACCTCCCCG ACTGGAGCCAGGAGAAGCTGCAGGATTTCCTGCCGCAGCTGCTGGACTGTTCCGGGGACCTGCAGCAGCTGCGGACTCCTCCTGCAGTCTGGCCATCGCAGCACCTGGCCGAGTGGTTCAGTACCGTCATGCAGGCAGTGGTGCAGGCTGAACCAGACACCGTGGACTGA
- the LOC118414295 gene encoding ubiquitin carboxyl-terminal hydrolase 25-like isoform X2 has translation MIMTVERTENAAVVEQPGQAGAQGHASPGQGVQQPRQLHREVAPAHQEHQPQTSAHAQPRLQTNEMILQQLREITGVDDVRALDHAYQAGKGDLAEVVSILTNQNVSLVTNRNGEVVQVQVQVRNAQRPPGQAGRPDGRANTQEPAGVIDLTADTEDKDQDDLQRAIALSLQEAQTANTDNRPQGECRPKRRKSSVSWDNVQETPREAGWPVGLKNVGNTCWFSAVIQSLFHLPVFRDLVLGFRFFPKDWPANSRESLVLHFMQELRCLFARMQGSNRKYIDPTCVVKSLRELIPIRAGETQQDVSEFTHKLLDLLEEAFIIVQRRQGAQPGSSASASSSESGGDKKSNPMLDLFYGRIQAEGMHAGKMFTNQQTVGQYTLQVNGFKDLHESLEGATAQGEIETGHEEGSTKSGQESGSSKCWQEHWFTHLPPVLTFELSRFEFNQKLGKAEKIHHKLEFPKFLYMDRYLVKNKEVTRQKREHMKSMKEEMDSLQAKLDSFLNYGSGYKRLPLPDILKYTLEFAEKSTVEVTQGQVQRSNGNGSSRVANGNGLNGSSEKKDEEDGSSDDFEVISAIHSADTLACLSKKTLDAVATKKAAPVPSSGDTAIPSKVHIPCPHHVTKEELAVLQTCLRRWRHEVEKEVKGLQDRILYLQAKIENLYEDNSLKQVPYQLHAVLVHEGQASAGHYWAYVRDHSQNRWLKFNDVTVTGMSWGELLRESEGGYHHASAYCLMYIDITRKDLVEVKLQWSQYDELKLMVLAENERFVAQQRDLETKQRRTMVAREEGPPANHGRGEDTTSESSSGEGADQPLHGQEPRGDIQRKQPPQVKPKPVNMEIQQAGRQGRASQSTPLDHSGHVLRATMKTLLEVSNIQEQQGPEKALIKAVNMEYHRLRCLEEKGISRQYDPRLEHCVVYLIHNKASKVLMERALVEQFADRGLSGDSKCIEIMKVAQSKLKVMQLSEENLKAYEKWHADYGLFQKTVMFLLRGIEFFHQERFPEALTYLVHAWTYNRQLLGEEEDYAMAADSSLITHYRTQCLKSLSEQACGLFESGDTENVDEGLQLMVELVVPCMALLQELGGTDSDQAIAEEIRSNWCDYLGQDLPDWSQEKLQDFLPQLLDCSGDLQQLRTPPAVWPSQHLAEWFSTVMQAVVQAEPDTVD, from the exons ATGATCATGACGGTGGAGAGAACTGAGAACGCTGCGGTAGTGGAGCAGCCGGGGCAGGCCGGGGCCCAGGGGCACGCGTCGCCCGGCCAAGGGGTCCAACAGCCCCGCCAACTGCACCGCGAGGTCGCCCCGGCCCACCAAGAACACCAGCCCCAAACATCGGCACACGCACAGCCAAGACTGCAGACG AACGAGATGATTCTACAACAGCTCAGAGAAATCACAGGTGTGGATGATGTCCGAGCTCTGGACCACGCCTACCAG GCTGGTAAGGGTGACCTTGCTGAGGTTGTGTCcatcctgaccaatcagaacgtGTCTCTAGTGACCAACCGGAATGGTGAAGTCGTGCAGGTACAAGTTCAg GTTCGTAATGCACAGCGGCCACCAGGGCAGGCAGGCAGGCCAGACGGCAGGGCCAACACACAAGAACCTG CTGGAGTGATTGACCTGACAGCCGACACAGAAGACAAGGATCAGGATGACCTGCAGCGAGCCATCGCCCTCAGTCTGCAGGAGGCACAGACAGCCAACACTGACAACAG ACCCCAGGGGGAGTGCAGGCCCAAGAGGAGAAAAAGCAGTGTGTCGTGGGACAACGTGCAGGAGACTCCCCGAGAAGCAGGCTGGCCCGTGGGGCTGAAGAACGTGGGCAACACCTGCTGGTTCAGCGCTGTCATCCAG TCTTTGTTTCACCTGCCAGTGTTCAGAGACTTAGTGCTGGGATTCCGATTTTTCCCCAAGGATTGGCCAGCCAACAGCAGG GAGAGCCTGGTGCTCCACTTCATGCAGGAGCTGCGCTGCCTGTTTGCCCGTATGCAGGGCTCCAACAGGAAGTACATCGACCCCACCTGCGTGGTGAAGAGCCTACGGGAGCTCATTCCCATCAGGGCAGGGGAGACACAACAG GATGTGAGTGAGTTCACCCATAAGCTGTTGGACCTGTTAGAGGAAGCCTTCATCATTGTACAGCGCAGGCAGGGTGCACAGCCTGGCAGCTCGGCTAGCGCCAGCAGCTCTGAGAGCGGAGGTGACAAGAAGAGTAACCCCATGTTGGACCTGTTCTATGGGCGGATCCAGGCTGAGGGCATGCATGCCG GTAAGATGTTCACCAACCAGCAGACAGTGGGGCAGTACACCCTGCAGGTGAATGGCTTCAAGGACCTGCACGAGAGTctagagggcgccactgcacaGGGTGAGATTGAGACAGGCCACGAGGAGGGGTCCACCAAGTCTGGACAGGAG TCGGGTTCCAGTAAATGTTGGCAAGAG CATTGGTTCACACATCTACCACCAGTGTTGACCTTTGAACTGTCCAGGTTTGAGTTCAACCAAAAGTTAGGCAAAGCAGAAAAGATTCACCACAAGTTGGAATTTCCCAAGTTTCTGTACATGGATAG ATATCTTGTAAAAAATAAGGAGGTGACAAGACAGAAGAGAGAGCATATGAAAAGTATGAAGGAGGAAATGGATTCACTACAAGCCAAATTGGACAG TTTTCTGAACTACGGGTCTGGCTACAAACGTCTCCCCCTGCCTGACATTCTGAAGTACACCTTGGAGTTTGCTGAGAAGAGCACAGTGGAGGTGACACAAGGCCAAGTGCAGAGGAGCAACGGCAATGGCAGCAGCAGGGTAGCTAATGGGAACGGCTTAAATGG AAGCAGTGAGAAGAAAGATGAAGAGGACGGAAGTTCTGACGACTTTGAGGTTATCTCAGCAATCCACTCTGCAGACACGTTGGCCTGCTTGTCCAAGAAGACGTTGGATGCCGTGGCAACCAAGAAAGCCGCACCCGTCCCCTCCTCTGGAGACACGGCCATCCCCAGTAAAGTTCACATTCCCTGTCCACACCATGTCACTAAGGAG GAGCTTGCTGTACTGCAGACCTGCCTACGACGCTGGAGACATGAAgtagaaaaagaagtcaaag GATTGCAAGATAGAATTTTGTACTTACAGGCCAAGATTGAAAACTTGTATGAAGACAATTCATTAAAACAG GTGCCTTACCAGTTACATGCAGTACTAGTCCACGAGGGGCAGGCGTCCGCCGGCCACTACTGGGCTTACGTGCGCGATCACTCCCAGAATCGCTGGCTGAAGTTCAACGATGTAACAGTCACGGGAATGTCATGGGGGGAACTACTGAGGGAGTCAGAAGGAGGGTACCACCATGCCAGTGCCTACTGCCTCATGTACATAGATATCACCAGGAAGGATCTGGTGGAGG TTAAACTGCAATGGAGCCAGTATGATGAGCTGAAGTTGATGGTTCTTGCTGAGAATGAGAGATTCGTTGCCCAGCAGCGCGACCTTGAGACCAAACAGAGAAGAACGATGGTTGCTAGGGAAGAGGGCCCACCCGCCAACCATGGCAGGGGAGAGGACACCACTTCTGAAAGCTCTTCTGGGGAAGGTGCTGACCAACCATTACATG GGCAGGAGCCCCGAGGTGACATCCAGCGTAAACAGCCTCCCCAGGTCAAACCTAAACCTGTTAATATGGAGATCCAGCAGGCGGGCAGGCAGGGGAGGGCATCACAG TCCACCCCCCTGGACCACAGTGGGCATGTCCTCAGGGCCACGATGAAGACGCTCCTGGAAGTCTCCAACATCCAGGAACAACAGGGACCTGAGAAAGCCCTGATCAAG GCAGTGAACATGGAGTATCACCGTCTGCGCTGCCTGGAAGAGAAAGGCATCAGCAGACAGTACGACCCCCGGCTGGAACACTGTGTGGTGTACCTCATCCATAACAAAGCTTCCAAAGTCCTCATGGAGAGGGCACTGGTGGAGCAGTTTGCAGACAGGGGACTGTCAGGGGACTCCAA GTGTATTGAAATTATGAAGGTGGCCCAGTCCAAGCTGAAAGTCATGCAGTTAAGTGAGGAGAACCTGAAAGCTTATGAG AAATGGCATGCTGACTATGGACTTTTCCAGAAAACAGTTATGTTTTTGCTGCGTGGTATAGAGTTTTTCCATCAAGAGAG GTTCCCCGAGGCCCTGACTTACCTGGTCCACGCCTGGACATACAACCGGCAGCTACTGGGGGAGGAGGAGGATTATGCAATGGCAGCTGACTCGTCCCTCATCACTCACTACAGGACTCAGTGCCTTAAg TCCCTTAGTGAACAGGCATGTGGCCT GTTTGAAAGTGGAGACACAGAGAACGTGGATGAAGGGCTGCAGCTGATGGTGGAGCTGGTGGTGCCCTGCATGGCCCTGCTGCAGGAGCTGGGGGGTACCGACAGTGACCAGGCCATCGCAGAGGAGATCCGCAGTAACTGGTGTGACTACCTGGGGCAGGACCTCCCCG ACTGGAGCCAGGAGAAGCTGCAGGATTTCCTGCCGCAGCTGCTGGACTGTTCCGGGGACCTGCAGCAGCTGCGGACTCCTCCTGCAGTCTGGCCATCGCAGCACCTGGCCGAGTGGTTCAGTACCGTCATGCAGGCAGTGGTGCAGGCTGAACCAGACACCGTGGACTGA